From Bosea sp. NBC_00550, the proteins below share one genomic window:
- the dnaJ gene encoding molecular chaperone DnaJ translates to MSKRDYYEILGVSRTVTEIELKGSFRKLAMQHHPDKNPGDKEAEIKFKEINEAYQVLSDGQKRAAYDRFGHQAFENGGGAGGNADFSDFMSDIFDSFFGDARRGGPRSANGRERGADLRYNLEIGLEDAFTGKNASIRVPTSVSCEACSGTGAKPGSKSRQCPTCGGHGRVRANQGFFSVERTCPTCSGRGEIIDDPCKNCQGAGRVTRERTLAVNIPAGVEDGTRIRLAGEGEAGLRGGPAGDLYIFLSIKPHAIFQRDGADLFCRVPIGLVSAALGGEIEVPTLSGEQARVKIPEGTQTGKQFRLKAKGMSVLRSREVGDLYIQVVVETPQKLTVRQRELLEEFERESSHNNHPETAGFFGRVKDFLGGLGGTA, encoded by the coding sequence ATGTCGAAACGCGATTACTACGAGATCCTTGGCGTCAGCCGGACCGTGACGGAAATCGAGCTGAAGGGCTCCTTCCGCAAGCTCGCGATGCAGCATCACCCCGACAAGAATCCCGGCGACAAGGAAGCCGAGATCAAGTTCAAGGAAATCAACGAGGCCTATCAGGTCCTCTCCGACGGCCAGAAACGCGCCGCCTATGACCGCTTCGGCCATCAGGCCTTCGAGAATGGCGGCGGCGCCGGCGGCAATGCCGATTTCTCCGACTTCATGTCGGACATCTTCGATTCCTTCTTCGGCGATGCCCGTCGCGGCGGGCCGCGCAGCGCCAATGGCCGCGAGCGTGGCGCCGATCTGCGCTACAATCTCGAGATCGGGCTGGAGGACGCCTTCACCGGCAAGAACGCCTCGATCCGCGTGCCGACCTCGGTCTCGTGCGAGGCCTGTTCGGGCACGGGCGCCAAGCCGGGCTCGAAGTCGCGGCAATGCCCGACCTGCGGTGGCCATGGCCGGGTGCGCGCCAATCAGGGCTTCTTCTCGGTCGAGCGGACCTGCCCGACCTGCTCGGGCCGCGGCGAGATCATCGACGACCCCTGCAAGAACTGCCAGGGCGCGGGCCGCGTCACGCGCGAGCGCACGCTTGCGGTCAACATCCCCGCGGGCGTCGAGGACGGCACGCGCATCCGTCTTGCCGGCGAGGGCGAGGCCGGCCTGCGCGGCGGGCCGGCGGGCGACCTCTACATCTTCCTCTCGATCAAGCCGCACGCGATCTTCCAGCGCGACGGCGCCGACCTGTTCTGCCGCGTGCCGATCGGGCTGGTTTCGGCCGCGCTCGGCGGCGAGATCGAGGTGCCCACGCTTTCGGGCGAACAGGCGCGGGTGAAGATCCCCGAGGGCACCCAGACGGGCAAGCAGTTCCGCTTGAAGGCCAAAGGCATGAGCGTGCTGCGCTCGCGCGAGGTCGGCGACCTCTACATCCAGGTCGTGGTCGAGACGCCGCAGAAGCTCACAGTGCGCCAGCGGGAATTGCTCGAGGAGTTCGAGCGCGAGAGCTCGCACAACAACCACCCGGAGACGGCCGGCTTCTTCGGCCGGGTGAAGGACTTTCTCGGCGGTCTCGGCGGCACGGCCTGA
- a CDS encoding CsbD family protein gives MGSTTDKIKGMANEATGNVKQAAGKAFNKPDLEAEGAAQELKGEAQQAIGKGKDAVKKAVDKV, from the coding sequence CCGACAAGATCAAGGGTATGGCCAACGAGGCCACCGGCAACGTCAAGCAGGCCGCCGGCAAGGCGTTCAACAAGCCGGACCTGGAAGCCGAGGGCGCCGCGCAGGAGCTGAAGGGCGAAGCCCAGCAGGCGATCGGCAAGGGCAAGGACGCCGTCAAGAAGGCCGTCGACAAGGTCTGA